The Candida dubliniensis CD36 chromosome 2, complete sequence genome contains a region encoding:
- a CDS encoding non-ltr retrotransposon zorro 3 orf1-related protein, putative (transposable element): MTTNGTNGFEIAEKGDHPPRQSQENPPGNFQESPLDGGQIRKSSSTDGVSKNVEFNTQTNAHESWADFPESDQMDTDSSEYPSEEENEEGKISKGPYHAFKNFSTEEYFTPETATNKVVDNTTPSQTTQSINQNSTTYASVAANYKSN, translated from the coding sequence atgacTACGAACGGTACTAATGGTTTTGAAATTGCTGAAAAAGGTGATCATCCGCCTCGGCAGTCTCAAGAGAATCCCCCTGGGAATTTTCAAGAGCTGCCGTTAGATGGTGGTCAAATTCGGAAATCATCGTCGACAGATGGTGTTTCCAAAAACGTCGAATTCAATACACAAACAAATGCGCACGAGTCGTGGGCTGACTTTCCAGAATCAGACCAGATGGATACTGATTCATCTGAATACCCatcagaagaagaaaacgAAGAAGGAAAGATCTCCAAAGGTCCATATCATGCTTTTAAAAACTTCAGTACTGAAGAATACTTTACACCGGAAACCGCAACAAACAAAGTTGTGGACAATACTACCCCATCTCAAACTAcacaatcaattaatcaaaactCTACAACATATGCCTCAGTGGCAGCAAACTACAAATCTAATTAA
- a CDS encoding guanine nucleotide-binding protein subunit beta, putative (Similar to S. cerevisiae STE4;~In C. albicans: protein similar to S. cerevisiae Ste4p, the beta subunit of the G protein of mating signal transduction in S. cerevisiae; transcription is specific to cells homozygous at MTL and is induced by alpha pheromone.;~In S. cerevisiae: G protein beta subunit, forms a dimer with Ste18p to activate the mating signaling pathway, forms a heterotrimer with Gpa1p and Ste18p to dampen signaling; may recruit Rho1p to the polarized growth site during mating; contains WD40 repeats.), protein MSDYIAQSLIQSSSLQEQEQQTLLSSITGQINTARSEAKVLYTEILSVKRRTQDATIQVISQNVSQIPKNSCNLTLYNTLRGHQNKIAKLCWSSDSSKILSASQDGFMIIWDAVTGFKKHAIQLNNPWVLTCSYSPNEKLVASAGLDNNCTIYKIKPDTSNFPVTEERSGTYQMQGNFYQSIQSIFKGHTAYISECEFIGNNSIVTASGDMTCSLWDLTKGSKSRDFVEHSGDVLCLSVFPQNILSANLFVSGSSDGSAKIWDLRSPTPTQSFGISNSDANSVKVFPDGNAFATGSDDGSIRLFDLRSDCELGHYSLSQELRNKQNLSHLTIPSPVDERYIKKFGNAAVQAYDEQSTSLLHSNGSSSGNLDQYSVNSLQSVIENQGVFSLDFGKSGRFLYSCYSEYGCVVWDTLKSETVGIVGSEHMNKINQVSVSPDGVALATGSWDATIKVWSV, encoded by the coding sequence ATGTCAGATTATATTGCTCAATCGTTAATTCAACTGCTGCTGTTGCAGGAACAGGAACAGCAGACTTTGCTATCTTCAATTACAGGACAAATCAATACTGCAAGAAGTGAAGCCAAAGTATTATATACTGAGATTCTTAGTGTGAAACGAAGAACACAAGATGCCACAATTCAAGTCATTTCCCAAAATGTTAGTCAAATACCCAAAAACTCATGTAATTTAACATTATATAACACCTTGCGAGGacatcaaaacaaaattgcCAAACTCTGCTGGAGCAGTGATTCTTCAAAGATATTATCAGCGTCTCAAGATGGATTTATGATAATATGGGATGCAGTCACTGGTTTTAAAAAACATGCTATTCAGTTGAATAATCCTTGGGTGTTAACTTGCAGTTATTCGCCTAACGAAAAGCTAGTTGCATCAGCAGGGTTGGATAACAACTGTACAATATATAAAATCAAACCCGACACTTCAAATTTCCCAGTCACTGAAGAAAGAAGTGGAACTTATCAAATGCAGGGCAATTTTTATCAATCCATACAGTCAATTTTCAAAGGTCACACGGCCTATATTTCAGAATGTGAATTTATCGGCAATAATTCCATAGTAACTGCAAGTGGCGATATGACATGTTCATTGTGGGATTTAACAAAAGGTTCCAAGTCTCGAGATTTCGTGGAGCATTCAGGAGATGTTTTGTGTTTGAGTGTATTCCCACAAAATATCCTCAGTGCCAATTTATTTGTGTCGGGAAGTTCTGACGGTAGTGCCAAAATCTGGGACTTGAGATCACCTACTCCAACACAGTCATTTGGAATCTCTAATAGTGATGCCAATAGTGTGAAAGTGTTCCCAGATGGTAATGCATTTGCAACAGGTTCCGACGATGGTCTGATCAggttatttgatttgagGTCCGATTGTGAATTGGGACATTATTCTTTGAGTCAGGAATTAAGGAACAAACAGAATTTGTCACACTTGACTATACCATCTCCAGTGGATGAAAGAtacataaaaaaatttggaaatgCAGCTGTTCAGGCATATGATGAACAACTGACTTCATTGCTACATAGTAATGGGAGCAGCAGTGGTAACCTTGATCAGTACAGCGTTAATAGTTTGCAATCagttattgaaaatcaagGTGTGTTTTCTTTGGACTTCGGTAAAAGTGGACGGTTTCTTTATTCGTGCTATTCTGAATATGGTTGTGTTGTCTGGGACACATTAAAGAGTGAGACTGTAGGTATTGTTGGAAGTGAGCATATGAATAAGATCAATCAAGTATCGGTCAGTCCCGATGGTGTAGCTTTGGCAACTGGTTCATGGGATGCTACAATCAAAGTTTGGTCTGTCTAA
- a CDS encoding SWI/SNF complex subunit, putative (Similar to S. cerevisiae TAF14;~In S. cerevisiae: subunit (30 kDa) of TFIID, TFIIF, and SWI/SNF complexes, involved in RNA polymerase II transcription initiation and in chromatin modification, contains a YEATS domain.), whose translation MRKWSIQISMLDSQGKEHPAKILDRVTYTLHPTFANPIRTLKQQPFKVEEQGWGEFDIPIAVHILGIPGKAGERKFQHDLNFLQEKYVNDHVISIPVSPTKNPALNKVLAETGSLPFEDSGASASSASSGSVGIKRKLESNNGAAAAAATSVDNKSKKSKGAMKGNIDLEKLSQGLTKLSEDDLIVVVQMVTDNRTNEMNIKNDVDNGEFTMDLYTLPDSLLKSLWDYVKKHTGEA comes from the coding sequence ATGAGGAAATGGTCAATACAAATTTCTATGTTGGACTCCCAAGGTAAAGAGCATCCAGCAAAAATTTTAGACAGAGTTACATACACATTACATCCGACATTTGCCAACCCAATAAGAACATTGAAACAACAGCCGTTCAAAGTCGAAGAACAAGGTTGGGGTGAATTCGATATACCAATTGCCGTTCATATCTTGGGTATTCCAGGGAAAGCTGGTGAACGTAAGTTTCAACACGATTTGAACTTTTTACAAGAAAAGTATGTGAATGACCATGTGATCAGTATTCCAGTTTCACCTACCAAGAATCCAGCTTTGAACAAAGTGTTAGCTGAAACAGGATCATTACCATTTGAAGATAGTGGAGCCAGTGCATCTTCAGCCAGCAGTGGCAGTGTTGggattaaaagaaaattagaatcaaataatggagctgctgctgctgctgctacATCTGTTGATAACAAGTCCAAAAAATCTAAGGGTGCTATGAAAggtaatattgatttagaGAAATTATCACAAGGATTGACTAAATTGAGTGAAGATGACTTGATTGTTGTGGTTCAAATGGTAACTGACAACAGAACCAACGAGATgaatattaaaaatgacGTGGATAACGGTGAATTTACTATGGATTTGTATACTTTACCAGACTCATTGTTGAAGAGTTTATGGGATTATGTAAAAAAACACACTGGTGAAGCTTGA
- a CDS encoding polyprotein of l1-like non-ltr retrotransposon zorro 3, putative (transposable element): MTPISDLSYQLIMKLMNIFIFSKLYYRDLHSPISTTAVSSVVTTVQQRLPLYFKLQRLQTPNHLGGFGLMNPNHQVKGRRGKQIYLLYTQEDDLIIKFMRTKIQDILDNIAKDYKLMPTEPDKLMVYPWYYFGMGVSCHPSLQFRYLKERVYENLTKSEISWFEAWFQLVHYTGPPVETPIRIMSIEDYANLIIQPKTEIINLMSPNFEKQPLSEQTFHHTSRKLCPQAPIIPEGWGKHFDTIKSLTISDWTEFWKNMNKVQKQSVGSLQDYHLFILGYYLHYPFYPNYKKSEIHFCQLCNTGTDSIVHHIFECGETMELWSKHFNSQRTPQFIIGNKHLHKKDLHALNEYIKEVVQKVKRRRGSPILNHGEKENVDAGTNVLVQT; this comes from the coding sequence ATGACACCGATACTGGATCTTTCATATCAGTTgattatgaaattgatgaatatcttcattttcTCCAAATTATACTATAGAGATTTACATTCACCGATTCTGACGACAGCAGTGTCGAGCGTTGTAACAACAGTTCAACAAAGACTTCCTTTATACTTCAAGCTTCAGAGATTACAAACCCCTAATCATTTGGGTGGTTTCGGTTTGATGAACCCCAACCATCAAGTGAAAGGTCGAAGAGGTAAACAGATATATCTTTTATACACACAAGAAgatgatttgataattaaatttatgaGAACTAAAATTCAAGATattcttgataatattgCAAAGGATTATAAATTGATGCCAACAGAACCAGATAAATTGATGGTTTACCCATGGTATTATTTTGGGATGGGAGTATCCTGTCATCCGTCCTTACAATTTAGATATTTAAAAGAACGTGTATATGAGAATCTTACGAAGCTGGAAATTTCGTGGTTCGAAGCTTGGTTTCAATTGGTCCACTACACAGGTCCTCCTGTGGAAACTCCAATTAGAATCATGCTGATAGAAGACTATGCAAATTTAATTATCCAACCTAAAAcggaaattattaatttaatgtctccaaattttgaaaaacaacCTTTATCTGAGCAAACTTTTCATCACACTTCAAGGAAATTATGTCCTCAAGCTCCGATTATTCCAGAAGGGTGGGGCAAACATTTTGATACAATTAAAAGTCTAACCATTTCAGATTGGACTGAATTTTGGAAGAATATGAACAAAGTCCAAAAACAGAGCGTTGGATCTTTACAAGATTATCATCTTTTTATCCTTGGTTATTATTTACATTATCCTTTTTATCCTAATTATAAAAAACTGGAGATACACTTTTGCCAATTGTGTAATACGGGTACTGATTCGATAGTACATCATATTTTTGAATGTGGTGAGACTATGGAATTATGGCTGAAACATTTTAATAGTCAGAGAACTCcacaatttattattggaaaCAAACATCTACATAAGAAAGATTTACATGCCTTAAACGAGTACATCAAAGAAGTGGTTCAAAAGGTGAAACGACGAAGAGGTTCACCAATTTTGAATCATGGGGAAAAGGAAAATGTGGACGCTGGAACAAATGTACTCGTTCAGACATAA
- a CDS encoding TBF alpha, putative (Similar to S. cerevisiae TBF1;~In S. cerevisiae: telobox-containing general regulatory factor; binds to TTAGGG repeats within subtelomeric anti-silencing regions (STARs) and possibly throughout the genome and mediates their insulating capacity by blocking silent chromatin propagation.): MSDQIEKDIEESIPSINDQQNQEHQETQEAQEEEHKKQQHVEKPSSLEEAKAIEHLTDSNKDDSGVTKLQESEDLIENFSVDPQLKEQQESTTKMSSSEKDLVDEIDELYSSSTTPFTENNQPSDSNKRTYEYSDKDQEPTTNDKRQKLDASTEILVASESESAPKHSEQLQAIESSQQGQPSTAETANFVAAPASTLNEQEGASSSINEEEDLEMIAKQYQQATNLEIEQAMEGHGNGKQEVSIQEKDQASESMLISSIVPSDSELLNTNQAYAAYTSLSSQLEQHSQANTMLSSATLSALPLSIIAPVYLPPRIQLLINTLPTLDNLATQLLRTVATSPYQKIIDLASNPDTSAGATYRDLTSLFEFTKRLYSEDDPFLTVEHIAPGMWKEGDETPSIFKPKQQSIESTLRKVNLATFLAATLGTMEIGFFYLNESFLDVFCPSNNLDPMNALSNLGSYQNGFQTTDSPIGAKVGKLLKPQATLYLDLKTQAYISAIEAGERSKEEILDDILPDDLHMYLMSRRDAKLLTPTETDFVWRCKQRKESLLNYNEEIPLSEQYDWFTFLRDLFDYVSKNIAFLIWGKVGKTMKNRREGTPHTQELLDNTTTSAQVSNEMPPSSAPSSSTSSVIDPNKMLVSELREANIAVPKPSQRRAWSREEEKALRHALELKGPHWATILELFGQGGKISEALKNRTQVQLKDKARNWKKFFLRSGLEIPSYLRGVTGGVDDGRRKKNRVTKKTAAAPVPNMSEQLQQQQSRQQQQQQQLDKQQEEEEEQQQEKEPQQEPQEQQQVQQQSEQQHQEEIQPPESSDK, translated from the coding sequence ATGTCAGACCAAATAGAAAAAGATATAGAGGAATCGATTCCAAGTATCAatgatcaacaaaatcaagaaCACCAAGAAACTCAAGAAGctcaagaagaagaacataaaaaacaacaacatgtGGAAAAGCCATCCAGTCTAGAAGAAGCTAAAGCTATTGAACATCTTACGGATTCAAATAAGGATGATTCCGGTGTAACAAAATTGCAAGAGTCCGAAGACTTGATTGAGAATTTTTCAGTGGACCCCCAATTAAAAGAACAACAGGAATCCACCACCAAGATGCTGCTGTCAGAAAAAGATTTGGTAGATGAAATAGATGAGCTTTATAGCAGTTCAACAACACCATTCACAGAAAATAATCAACCAAGTGACAGTAATAAGAGAACATATGAATATTCGGATAAAGACCAGGAACCAACCACAAATGATAAACGCCAAAAGTTAGATGCAAGTACAGAAATATTGGTGGCATCTGAACTGGAATCTGCACCTAAACATAGCGAACAACTACAGGCAATAGAGTCAAGCCAGCAAGGACAACCCTCTACAGCGGAAACAGCTAACTTCGTAGCAGCACCTGCATCTACCTTAAATGAACAAGAAGGAGCTTCTTCGCTGATCAATGAGGAAGAGGACCTTGAGATGATTGCCAAACAATACCAGCAAGCTACAAATCTCGAAATAGAACAAGCCATGGAGGGCCACGGTAATGGGAAGCAAGAAGTATcaattcaagaaaaagacCAGGCTTCTGAGTCAATGCTAATATCTTCCATTGTTCCTTCTGATTCTGAATTGCTCAATACCAACCAGGCATATGCTGCATATACTTCACTATCTTCCCAGTTAGAACAGCATTCTCAGGCAAATACAATGCTTTCTTCTGCCACCCTTTCTGCCTTGCCTTTGTCGATCATTGCACCAGTGTACCTCCCACCaagaattcaattattaataaatacgTTGCCCACTTTAGACAATTTAGCAACTCAGTTGTTGCGCACAGTTGCCACCAGCCCATAccaaaaaatcattgatttgGCTTCTAATCCAGATACCTCGGCGGGGGCCACTTATAGAGATTTGACATCCTTGTTTGAGTTTACAAAAAGACTTTACAGTGAAGATGATCCGTTTTTAACAGTTGAACATATAGCTCCTGGCATGTGGAAGGAGGGAGACGAAACTCCTAGTATTTTCAAACCCAAACAACAAAGTATAGAATCTACTTTACGTAAAGTAAACTTGGCAACTTTTTTGGCAGCGACATTGGGTACGATGGAAATTGGGTTCTTTTACCTTAATGAATCGTTTCTAGATGTTTTTTGTCCACTGAATAATTTGGACCCTATGAATGCGCTATCCAATTTGGGAAGCTATCAAAATGGGTTCCAGACTACTGATAGTCCCATAGGTGCGAAAGTGGgcaaattgttgaaaccTCAAGCCACGTTGTATTTAGATTTGAAGACTCAAGCATATATCTCGGCTATTGAGGCTGGTGAAAGATCAAAGGAAGAAATCTTGGATGATATCTTGCCTGATGATCTTCATATGTATTTAATGTCAAGAAGAGATGCAAAGTTGTTGACTCCAACGGAAACTGATTTTGTATGGAGGTGCAAACAGAGAAAGGAGctgttattgaattataaCGAGGAAATACCTTTGAGTGAACAATATGATTGGTTTACATTTTTGAGAGATTTGTTTGATTATGTCTCGAAGAATATTGCCTTTTTGATTTGGGGAAAAGTGGGGaaaacaatgaaaaatagACGCGAAGGCACACCTCATACTCAGGAATTGCTTGataatactactacttctGCTCAAGTATCAAATGAAATGCCTCCCTCTTCTGCTCCGTCTTCATCGACATCATCTGTCATAGATCCTAATAAGATGTTAGTGTCTGAGTTAAGAGAGGCGAACATTGCAGTACCAAAACCCTCACAGAGACGGGCATGGTCACGAGAAGAAGAGAAAGCTTTGAGACATGCATTAGAGTTGAAGGGTCCACATTGGGCAACAATTCTAGAGTTATTTGGTCAAGGGGGAAAGATTTCGGAAGCTTTGAAAAATAGAACTCAAGTGCAATTGAAAGACAAGGcaagaaattggaaaaagtTTTTTCTTAGAAGTGGGTTGGAAATACCGAGTTATTTGCGGGGTGTTACAGGTGGTGTAGATGATGGTAGACGGAAAAAGAATAGAGTTACTAAGAAAACCGCTGCTGCTCCGGTTCCAAATATGCTGGAgcaattacaacaacagcaactgcgacaacagcaacagcaacagcaactagacaaacaacaagaagaagaagaggagcAGCAACAAGAAAAGGAGCCACAACAGGAGCCACAGGAACAGCAACAAGTGCAACAACAGCTGGAGCAACAACATCAAGAGGAAATCCAACCACCAGAAAGTCTGGATAAATAG